A genomic segment from Streptomyces sp. NBC_01233 encodes:
- a CDS encoding DUF6325 family protein: MGPVEFIVLAFPEEQLRVPAIEAVMGLRKAGVVRLIDGLVATRTASGDVLAAEFDEFVELHGLLTGRDVARLIGPEDVQEAAGLLERGSCALLLVVEHVWAEDAAVAVRAAGGRIVGSVRIPPDRIPADPRAGVA, translated from the coding sequence ATGGGACCCGTGGAATTCATCGTCCTCGCCTTCCCGGAGGAGCAGTTGCGGGTACCGGCGATCGAGGCCGTGATGGGGCTGCGCAAGGCGGGGGTGGTCCGGCTGATCGACGGGCTCGTGGCGACGAGGACCGCCTCGGGCGACGTGCTCGCGGCGGAGTTCGACGAGTTCGTGGAGCTGCACGGCCTGCTGACGGGACGGGACGTGGCACGGCTCATCGGACCGGAGGACGTACAGGAGGCGGCGGGACTCCTGGAGCGCGGGAGCTGCGCGCTGCTGCTGGTGGTCGAGCACGTGTGGGCCGAGGACGCGGCGGTCGCCGTACGGGCGGCGGGCGGGCGGATCGTCGGCTCGGTCCGCATCCCGCCGGACCGGATCCCGGCGGACCCCCGGGCGGGGGTGGCCTGA
- a CDS encoding TetR/AcrR family transcriptional regulator produces the protein MTVRAYRRLSVEERRAQLLDAALSLFAHRAPEEVSLDDVAEAAGVSRPLVYRYFPGGKQQLYEAALRSAADVLELCFAEPQQGPLTQRLARALDRYLAFVDEHDAGFAALLQGGSVVETSRTTATVDGIRRAAADQILVHLGVPSPGPRLRMMVRTWITAVEAASLIWIDEGKQPEVDRLRDWLLDQFIALLTATAATDPETAAAARAALALESADGPVGVLARRVIPVVSEAAHLL, from the coding sequence ATGACCGTACGCGCCTACCGCAGGCTCAGCGTCGAGGAGCGGCGAGCCCAACTCCTCGACGCGGCCCTCTCGCTGTTCGCGCACCGGGCGCCGGAGGAGGTCTCGCTCGACGACGTCGCCGAGGCCGCCGGGGTCTCGCGCCCGCTCGTCTACCGCTACTTCCCGGGCGGCAAGCAGCAGCTCTACGAGGCCGCCCTCCGCTCCGCGGCGGACGTCCTCGAACTCTGCTTCGCCGAACCCCAGCAGGGCCCCCTGACCCAGCGCCTGGCCCGGGCCCTCGACCGCTACCTCGCCTTCGTCGACGAACACGACGCCGGCTTCGCCGCCCTCCTCCAGGGCGGCAGCGTCGTGGAGACCTCCCGCACCACGGCGACGGTGGACGGCATCCGCCGGGCCGCGGCGGACCAGATCCTCGTCCACCTCGGCGTCCCGTCCCCCGGCCCCCGGCTCCGCATGATGGTCCGTACGTGGATCACGGCGGTCGAGGCGGCCTCCCTGATATGGATCGACGAGGGCAAGCAGCCGGAGGTCGACCGGCTCCGGGACTGGCTGCTGGACCAGTTCATCGCCCTGCTGACGGCCACCGCGGCCACCGACCCGGAAACCGCGGCGGCCGCGCGCGCCGCGCTCGCGCTGGAATCGGCGGACGGCCCGGTCGGGGTCCTGGCCCGCCGCGTGATCCCGGTGGTCTCCGAGGCCGCCCACCTGCTGTGA
- a CDS encoding ferritin-like domain-containing protein, with the protein MSTHELYTEDPGEAVWQVPASGSARFNWEYGDGRERLLALYQKGKDKQWDGAKRIDWDIEVDPYDPLGTPDEALTLYGTRHWAKLTEKDKGELRRHYAAWNFSQFLHGEQGAMVCAARIVESVPDLEAKFYSATQTMDEARHAEIFGRFLHEKVGMLYPINDSLQELLGDTLRDSRWDMPYLGMQVLIEGLALAAFGMIRDTTDKPLPKQLLAYVMQDEARHVAFGRMALRNYYKQLTDAELREREEFVIEGCHLMRDRLRGVEVLENFGIPRKEAEQFSEQSEFLHLFRKLLFSRIVPCVKDIGLWGERLQRAYVDMGVFEMGDSNLDLLMSQDEEISEVLDRERFAAEEARRVAEVEATVREGAAGDASG; encoded by the coding sequence GTGTCGACGCACGAGCTCTACACCGAGGACCCGGGCGAGGCCGTCTGGCAGGTTCCCGCCTCCGGCTCCGCCCGCTTCAACTGGGAGTACGGGGACGGCCGCGAGCGGCTCCTCGCGCTCTACCAGAAGGGCAAGGACAAGCAGTGGGACGGCGCCAAGCGCATCGACTGGGACATCGAGGTGGACCCGTACGATCCGCTCGGCACCCCCGACGAGGCGCTGACGCTCTACGGCACGCGGCACTGGGCCAAGCTCACCGAGAAGGACAAGGGCGAACTGCGCCGGCACTACGCCGCCTGGAACTTCAGCCAGTTCCTGCACGGCGAACAGGGCGCCATGGTGTGCGCGGCCCGGATCGTGGAGTCGGTGCCGGACCTGGAAGCGAAGTTCTACTCCGCGACGCAGACCATGGACGAGGCCCGGCACGCCGAGATCTTCGGGCGCTTCCTGCACGAGAAGGTCGGGATGCTGTACCCGATCAACGACAGCCTGCAGGAACTGCTGGGCGACACCTTGCGCGACTCCCGCTGGGACATGCCGTACCTGGGCATGCAGGTGCTCATCGAGGGCCTGGCGCTCGCCGCCTTCGGCATGATCCGCGACACGACGGACAAGCCGCTGCCGAAGCAGCTCCTGGCGTACGTGATGCAGGACGAGGCCCGGCACGTGGCCTTCGGGCGGATGGCGCTGCGCAACTACTACAAGCAGCTCACGGACGCCGAACTGCGCGAGCGCGAGGAGTTCGTGATCGAGGGCTGCCACCTGATGCGGGACCGGCTGCGCGGGGTGGAGGTGCTGGAGAACTTCGGCATCCCGAGGAAGGAGGCGGAGCAGTTCAGCGAGCAGTCGGAGTTCCTGCACCTCTTCCGGAAACTGCTGTTCAGCCGGATCGTGCCGTGCGTGAAGGACATCGGGCTGTGGGGCGAACGGCTCCAGCGGGCCTATGTGGACATGGGCGTCTTCGAGATGGGCGACTCCAACCTGGACCTGCTGATGAGCCAGGACGAGGAGATCTCCGAGGTCCTGGACCGCGAGCGCTTCGCGGCCGAGGAGGCGCGGCGGGTGGCGGAGGTCGAGGCGACGGTACGGGAGGGCGCCGCCGGGGACGCCTCCGGCTAG
- a CDS encoding nuclease-related domain-containing protein has product MRGLKVLPSGRPGRGRLYVNLPDGQAVAWYDRQANRISVLADDHREAILAVLRPYLSGTVSIGPPPVPTAADLRRLVLQPDADLAPNRPGETLLGELEHGSAGTRARHRLRQDLAAQQRMGDAFDALEPDGWRTLHCVPLPGLGRIDHLLIGPAGIFCVRTIPGRRQRAVVGDLLLTVGRTEPRPDPRWIRRAAAGASLALTARVTPALALVDASRIDKAPTVRDIRILHPPTATPDLTASPTTLKPPEIEALFTQARDTRTWLPTHTPHT; this is encoded by the coding sequence ATGCGCGGACTCAAGGTACTGCCGAGCGGCCGGCCCGGCCGCGGCCGGCTGTACGTCAACCTGCCCGACGGGCAGGCGGTTGCCTGGTACGACCGGCAGGCCAACCGGATCAGCGTGCTCGCGGACGACCACCGCGAGGCGATCCTGGCGGTGCTGCGCCCCTATCTGAGCGGGACCGTCTCGATCGGCCCGCCCCCGGTCCCCACGGCGGCCGATCTGCGGCGCCTCGTCCTCCAGCCGGACGCGGACCTGGCCCCGAACCGCCCGGGCGAGACCCTGCTGGGCGAGCTGGAACACGGCTCGGCGGGCACCCGCGCCCGGCACCGGCTGCGTCAGGACCTCGCCGCGCAGCAGCGGATGGGTGACGCCTTCGACGCCCTGGAGCCGGACGGCTGGCGGACCCTGCACTGCGTTCCGCTCCCGGGCCTGGGTCGCATCGACCACCTGCTCATCGGCCCGGCCGGGATCTTCTGCGTGCGTACGATCCCGGGCCGGCGCCAGCGCGCGGTGGTCGGCGACCTCCTGCTCACGGTGGGCCGCACGGAACCCCGCCCGGACCCCCGCTGGATCCGCCGCGCGGCGGCCGGCGCCTCCCTGGCCCTGACCGCCCGGGTCACCCCGGCCCTGGCCCTGGTCGACGCCTCCCGCATCGACAAGGCCCCCACGGTCCGCGACATCCGCATCCTCCATCCCCCCACGGCCACCCCGGACCTCACGGCATCCCCCACCACCCTCAAACCCCCAGAAATCGAAGCCCTCTTCACCCAGGCCCGCGACACAAGAACCTGGCTACCCACCCACACCCCCCACACGTAG
- a CDS encoding FtsW/RodA/SpoVE family cell cycle protein: MTALTAKVTEPAPPPPDARAPKRRGVELTLLAGAVLVCVLGHLYVGLATTGHVPRLAGRYAAGLTAAALLAHLAVRFRAPYADPLVLPIAVLLNGLGLVLIQRLDATTPGHLTAGDQLRWSALGMALFVLVVALLRDHRVLQRYAYLSVAAALVLMLVPVFFPAVNGAHIWIRFAGLSFQPGEFAKILLAVFFASYLAANRTALALTGRRLFWKLRLLPGRVLGPILAIWLLSVGLLVLERDLGTSLLFFGLFVIMLFTATGRIGWIAIGLLLAALGAYAVGTFEPHVHSRVDDWLNPFASIERGEGPGQLAQSLFAFGAGGLLGAGLGHGHSFLIGFAAKSDFILATAGEELGLVGLAAILLLYGLLVARGFRAGLAVRDPFGRLLATGLASIVALQVFVIAGGVTGLIPLTGMAMPFLAQGGSSVVTNWIIVALLVRLSDSARRPRPAEEGAQ, translated from the coding sequence ATGACCGCTCTGACGGCGAAGGTGACGGAGCCCGCGCCCCCGCCCCCCGACGCCCGCGCCCCCAAGCGCCGTGGCGTCGAGCTGACGCTCCTCGCCGGCGCCGTCCTGGTCTGCGTCCTCGGCCACCTCTACGTCGGCCTCGCCACCACCGGCCACGTCCCCCGCCTCGCCGGCCGGTACGCCGCCGGGCTCACCGCCGCCGCGCTGCTCGCGCACCTCGCCGTCCGCTTCAGGGCCCCGTACGCCGACCCGCTCGTGCTGCCGATCGCCGTCCTGCTCAACGGGCTCGGGCTGGTCCTCATCCAGCGCCTCGACGCGACCACCCCCGGCCACCTCACCGCCGGGGACCAACTGCGCTGGTCCGCCCTCGGGATGGCGCTCTTCGTCCTCGTCGTCGCGCTGCTGCGCGACCACCGCGTGCTGCAGCGCTACGCGTACCTGTCGGTGGCCGCCGCCCTCGTGCTGATGCTGGTCCCCGTCTTCTTTCCCGCGGTCAACGGTGCGCACATCTGGATCCGGTTCGCCGGACTCTCCTTCCAGCCGGGGGAGTTCGCCAAGATCCTGCTCGCCGTCTTCTTCGCCTCCTACCTCGCCGCGAACCGCACGGCCCTCGCCCTCACTGGCCGCCGGCTCTTCTGGAAGCTGCGCCTGCTCCCGGGCCGCGTCCTCGGCCCGATCCTCGCGATCTGGCTGCTCAGCGTCGGCCTGCTCGTCCTGGAGCGGGACCTGGGGACCTCGCTGCTGTTCTTCGGACTGTTCGTGATCATGCTGTTCACCGCCACCGGGCGGATCGGCTGGATCGCGATCGGACTGCTGCTCGCCGCCCTCGGCGCGTACGCCGTCGGGACCTTCGAACCGCACGTGCACAGTCGCGTGGACGACTGGCTGAATCCCTTCGCCTCCATCGAACGCGGCGAAGGCCCCGGCCAGCTCGCCCAGTCCCTCTTCGCCTTCGGCGCCGGCGGCCTGCTCGGCGCCGGACTCGGCCACGGTCACTCCTTCCTCATCGGCTTCGCCGCCAAGTCGGACTTCATCCTCGCCACCGCCGGCGAGGAGCTCGGCCTCGTCGGCCTCGCCGCGATCCTGCTCCTCTACGGGCTCCTCGTCGCCCGCGGTTTCCGCGCCGGTCTCGCGGTTCGCGACCCCTTCGGCCGGCTGCTCGCCACCGGGCTCGCCTCGATCGTCGCCCTCCAGGTGTTCGTCATCGCGGGCGGAGTCACCGGGCTGATCCCGCTCACCGGCATGGCCATGCCCTTCCTCGCCCAGGGCGGCTCCTCCGTCGTCACCAACTGGATCATCGTCGCGCTGCTGGTCCGGCTGAGCGACAGCGCCCGTCGGCCGCGCCCCGCCGAGGAGGGGGCCCAGTGA
- a CDS encoding penicillin-binding transpeptidase domain-containing protein: MIRYIRWCAYFCALLLVALLVNIARVQVWESAAYGANPANKRPAIERYAKPRGDILVDGRPVTGSRDSGQLLRYERTYTNGPLYAPVTGFSSQTYGTSFVERAEDAVLSGTDPGLSAFPLWYDLARGRPPGGNAATTVRSGMQLAAYAGLAGKRGAVAAVEPATGRILALVSSPSYDPAELSGTGTRVKEAWARLNADPAKPMLNRALRETYPPGSTFKIVTAAAALDAGVVTDVDAPTRTPDPYPLPGTSTLLPNAATGCEDASMADAVQWSCNTVMAKIGVQVGLRGMVEAARRFGFDGEALRVPSWVSRSNFDTDMSQDQLALSSIGQFNTKATPLQMAMVAAAVANGGELKSPYLVERTTQDDGSPVRRGDQRSLGRAMNPATALRMQELMVKVVENGTGRNAAIPGVVVGGKTGTAQHGVGNAGTPYAWFISWAKAEGAPLPAVAVAVVVEDAVADRGDISGNSAAAPIARAVMEAALATGR; encoded by the coding sequence GTGATCCGCTACATCCGCTGGTGCGCGTATTTCTGTGCGCTGCTGCTCGTCGCCCTGCTGGTCAACATCGCCCGCGTACAGGTCTGGGAGTCCGCCGCCTACGGCGCGAACCCGGCCAACAAACGCCCCGCCATCGAGCGCTACGCGAAGCCGCGCGGGGACATCCTGGTCGACGGGCGGCCCGTCACCGGCTCCCGCGACAGCGGCCAGCTGCTGCGCTACGAGCGCACTTACACGAACGGCCCGCTCTACGCGCCCGTCACCGGCTTCTCCTCCCAGACGTACGGGACCAGCTTCGTGGAGCGCGCCGAGGACGCGGTCCTGTCGGGCACGGACCCCGGCCTCTCGGCCTTCCCGCTCTGGTACGACCTGGCCCGCGGCCGCCCGCCCGGCGGGAACGCCGCCACCACCGTCCGCTCCGGCATGCAGCTGGCCGCGTACGCCGGGCTCGCGGGCAAGCGCGGGGCGGTGGCCGCCGTCGAGCCGGCCACCGGGAGGATCCTCGCGCTGGTCAGCAGCCCCTCGTACGATCCGGCGGAGCTGTCCGGGACGGGCACGCGGGTGAAGGAGGCCTGGGCGCGGCTGAACGCGGACCCGGCCAAGCCGATGCTCAACCGGGCGCTGCGCGAGACGTACCCGCCCGGCTCCACCTTCAAGATCGTGACGGCGGCGGCCGCCCTCGACGCGGGCGTGGTCACCGACGTGGACGCGCCGACCCGCACCCCCGACCCCTACCCGCTGCCCGGAACCAGCACCCTGCTGCCGAACGCGGCCACGGGCTGCGAGGACGCCTCGATGGCGGACGCGGTGCAGTGGTCCTGCAACACGGTGATGGCGAAGATCGGCGTACAGGTCGGTCTGCGCGGCATGGTGGAGGCGGCCCGCCGTTTCGGATTCGACGGGGAGGCGCTGCGGGTGCCCTCCTGGGTGTCCCGGTCGAACTTCGACACCGACATGAGCCAGGACCAGCTGGCCCTGTCCTCCATCGGGCAGTTCAACACCAAGGCCACGCCGCTGCAGATGGCGATGGTGGCGGCGGCGGTCGCCAACGGCGGCGAGCTCAAGTCGCCCTACCTGGTGGAACGCACCACCCAGGACGACGGGTCCCCGGTCCGGCGCGGGGACCAGCGCAGCCTGGGCCGGGCGATGAACCCGGCCACCGCGCTGCGGATGCAGGAACTGATGGTGAAGGTGGTGGAGAACGGGACGGGCCGGAACGCGGCGATCCCGGGTGTGGTGGTCGGAGGCAAGACCGGCACCGCACAACACGGCGTCGGCAACGCCGGTACCCCGTACGCCTGGTTCATCTCCTGGGCCAAGGCCGAGGGCGCGCCGCTGCCGGCGGTCGCGGTGGCGGTGGTGGTCGAGGACGCGGTGGCGGACCGGGGCGACATCAGCGGCAACAGCGCGGCCGCGCCGATCGCGCGGGCGGTGATGGAGGCGGCGCTGGCCACGGGCAGGTAA
- the ku gene encoding non-homologous end joining protein Ku — protein MRSIWNGAISFGLVSIPIKLVNATESHSISFRQIHLGDGGRIRYRKVCELDGEEVPSAEIGKGYEEADGSVIPITDEDLAQLPLATAKTIEIMSFVPADEIDPLQMDAAYYLAANGATAAKPYTLLREALKRSRKVAIAKYALRGRERLGMLRVVDDVIAMHGLLWPDEIRAPEGVAPEVTVSVREAELDLADALMATLGEVEMASLHDDYREAVEAMIAAKAGGGFEPAEAVREPAGGQVIDLMAALEKSVRAAKASRGEAGAGAEAGAEVTPMRRKARAGAGGAAAAAPKAVGGKKSTAASAKKTAAAAATKKKATTGKSASAKSSSAGAGAASGSAKKTGAAAKKAATPRKRSSA, from the coding sequence GTGCGATCCATATGGAACGGGGCGATCTCCTTCGGCCTGGTCAGCATTCCGATCAAGCTCGTGAACGCCACCGAGAGCCACTCGATCTCCTTCCGCCAGATCCACCTCGGTGACGGCGGGCGGATCCGCTACCGCAAGGTGTGCGAGCTGGACGGCGAGGAGGTGCCGAGCGCCGAGATCGGCAAGGGGTACGAGGAGGCCGACGGGTCGGTCATCCCGATCACGGACGAGGACCTGGCGCAGCTGCCGCTGGCGACCGCGAAGACGATCGAGATCATGTCGTTCGTACCCGCCGACGAGATCGATCCGCTGCAGATGGACGCGGCGTACTACCTCGCGGCGAACGGGGCGACGGCGGCGAAGCCGTACACGCTCCTGAGGGAGGCGCTGAAGCGGAGCCGGAAGGTCGCGATCGCCAAGTACGCGCTGCGGGGGCGGGAGCGGCTGGGCATGCTGCGGGTCGTCGACGACGTGATCGCGATGCACGGACTGCTGTGGCCGGACGAGATCCGGGCGCCGGAAGGGGTGGCGCCGGAGGTCACGGTGTCGGTACGGGAGGCCGAACTCGACCTGGCGGACGCGCTGATGGCGACGCTGGGCGAGGTGGAAATGGCCTCGCTGCACGACGACTACCGGGAGGCCGTCGAGGCGATGATCGCGGCGAAGGCGGGGGGCGGGTTCGAGCCGGCGGAGGCCGTGCGGGAGCCGGCCGGGGGGCAGGTGATCGACCTGATGGCGGCGCTGGAGAAGAGCGTGCGGGCGGCGAAGGCGTCTCGGGGGGAGGCGGGTGCGGGGGCCGAGGCCGGGGCCGAGGTGACGCCGATGCGGCGCAAGGCGCGGGCGGGGGCTGGTGGTGCGGCTGCGGCTGCGCCGAAGGCGGTGGGCGGGAAGAAGTCCACGGCGGCTTCGGCGAAGAAGACTGCTGCGGCGGCCGCGACGAAGAAGAAGGCGACCACGGGCAAGTCGGCGTCGGCGAAGTCGAGTTCGGCCGGGGCCGGGGCCGCGTCCGGCTCCGCGAAGAAGACGGGTGCGGCCGCGAAGAAGGCGGCGACGCCGCGGAAGCGGTCCTCCGCCTGA
- a CDS encoding HAMP domain-containing sensor histidine kinase, whose protein sequence is MRPPPGPKPATGPKPPSRPKLPAWTATLTWKSACFIVVMCCSLAAVLGVLVHVEVTRQTVATAREKALGKLHDVSRAYEAGEALPRDAGLDPEGLPPELRALALSGQRGTVVADRRGRAMMWAAAPADGRALATAVDYGQSARTISGLDNAIIGSSVLAIGGTLLVGAFAVTRVTRRLHQTATVARRITQGDLDARVDDPRTKDPTRHQDEVATVAGALDTMAGSLQSKLESERRFTADVAHELRTPLTGLQAASELLPESRPTELVRERVRTMRQLTEDLLEISRLDSGSEVVETDLHQLGRLAGRVVRASGTDTEVVIVRDAHVETDRRRLERVLGNLVANAHRHGRPPVVLTVDGPVVTVRDHGDGFPDYLLAHGPQRFRSGGGKGHGLGLTIAVGQATAIGARLEFRRAEGGGGLAVLSLPGS, encoded by the coding sequence ATGAGACCGCCGCCGGGGCCGAAGCCGGCGACGGGGCCGAAGCCGCCGTCGAGGCCGAAGCTGCCCGCCTGGACGGCCACGCTGACATGGAAGTCGGCGTGCTTCATCGTGGTCATGTGCTGCTCGCTGGCGGCCGTGCTGGGCGTGCTCGTCCACGTGGAGGTGACCCGGCAGACGGTGGCCACGGCGCGAGAGAAGGCGCTCGGCAAACTGCACGACGTCTCGCGCGCGTACGAGGCGGGCGAGGCCCTGCCGCGCGACGCGGGGCTGGATCCCGAGGGGCTGCCGCCGGAGCTGCGGGCCCTCGCCCTCAGCGGGCAGCGGGGAACGGTCGTGGCCGACCGCCGGGGCCGCGCCATGATGTGGGCGGCCGCGCCGGCGGACGGCCGGGCGCTGGCGACCGCCGTCGACTACGGACAGAGCGCGCGCACGATCAGCGGGCTCGACAACGCGATCATCGGCTCGTCCGTGCTGGCGATCGGCGGAACGCTGCTGGTCGGCGCGTTCGCGGTGACCCGCGTGACCCGGCGGCTGCACCAGACGGCGACCGTGGCGCGCCGGATCACCCAGGGAGACCTCGACGCGCGGGTGGACGACCCGCGGACGAAGGACCCCACGCGGCACCAGGACGAGGTGGCGACGGTGGCCGGGGCGCTGGACACCATGGCGGGGAGCCTGCAGTCGAAGCTGGAGAGCGAGCGGCGGTTCACGGCGGACGTGGCGCACGAGCTGCGCACGCCGCTGACGGGGTTGCAGGCGGCGTCGGAGCTGTTGCCGGAGAGTCGGCCGACGGAGCTGGTGCGCGAACGGGTACGGACGATGCGGCAGCTGACGGAGGACCTGCTGGAGATCTCCCGGCTGGACTCGGGCAGCGAGGTGGTGGAGACCGACCTGCACCAGCTGGGGCGGCTGGCCGGGCGGGTGGTGCGGGCATCGGGGACGGACACCGAGGTGGTGATCGTCCGGGACGCCCACGTGGAGACGGACCGGCGCAGGCTGGAACGGGTGTTGGGGAACCTGGTGGCCAACGCCCACCGGCACGGCCGGCCGCCGGTGGTCCTGACGGTGGACGGGCCGGTGGTGACCGTACGGGACCACGGCGACGGCTTCCCCGACTACCTCCTGGCACACGGTCCGCAGCGCTTCCGCAGCGGCGGCGGCAAGGGCCACGGGCTGGGCCTGACGATCGCGGTCGGGCAGGCGACGGCGATCGGAGCACGGCTGGAGTTCCGCCGGGCGGAGGGCGGCGGAGGCCTGGCGGTCCTCTCCCTACCGGGCTCCTAG
- a CDS encoding SHOCT domain-containing protein, with protein sequence MFIRPVGATVRPAQRPAGHPLLRGLLARAAGAAQDTTGAMGPAEPPRRGLLARAVQAAQAPAEPEPELMPEPEPEPEPWPEEEGGGGATAAPTTAAPAPTPLVAELRQLADLAREGLLTPQEFTAAKARLLRD encoded by the coding sequence ATGTTCATCCGGCCCGTGGGAGCGACGGTCCGCCCGGCCCAGCGCCCGGCGGGCCACCCGCTGTTACGGGGCCTGCTGGCCCGGGCGGCCGGGGCGGCGCAGGACACGACGGGCGCGATGGGCCCGGCCGAACCGCCACGCCGGGGCCTGCTGGCGCGGGCGGTCCAGGCCGCGCAGGCCCCGGCGGAACCGGAACCGGAGTTGATGCCTGAGCCTGAGCCCGAGCCTGAACCTTGGCCGGAGGAGGAAGGGGGAGGCGGGGCTACGGCCGCCCCGACGACGGCCGCGCCCGCCCCGACCCCTCTGGTGGCGGAGCTCCGGCAACTGGCCGACCTGGCCCGCGAGGGCCTGCTGACCCCGCAGGAGTTCACGGCGGCCAAGGCCCGGCTGCTGCGCGACTGA
- a CDS encoding AurF N-oxygenase family protein, which yields MTTVTERAELRDALGLLKDREQIAERLLESSAKHSFDPDKELDWDAPAVEGKYYWPPELLSLYGTPLWKKMGEEQRIDLSRHEAAALGSLGIWFEIILMQLMVRHIYDKSLTSNHVRYALTEIADECRHSMMFARMIKQSGSPEYPVSRLNHNLARILKTVSTTPGSFACTLLGEEILDWMQRLTFPDERVQPLVRGVTRIHVIEEARHVRYAREELRRQMLTAPRWEQELTRISCGEAARVFSLAFVNPAVYDNVGLDRREAVAQVRASGHRREVMQTGAKRLTDFLDDIGVLRGVGRKLWKSSGLLA from the coding sequence ATGACGACCGTGACCGAACGAGCCGAGCTCAGGGACGCCCTCGGCCTGCTGAAGGACCGGGAGCAGATCGCCGAGCGACTGCTCGAATCCTCGGCCAAGCACTCCTTCGACCCCGACAAGGAACTCGACTGGGACGCTCCCGCGGTCGAGGGCAAGTACTACTGGCCGCCCGAACTGCTCTCCCTCTACGGCACCCCGCTGTGGAAGAAGATGGGGGAGGAGCAGCGCATCGACCTCTCCCGGCACGAGGCGGCGGCGCTCGGCTCGCTCGGCATCTGGTTCGAGATCATCCTGATGCAGCTGATGGTCCGGCACATCTACGACAAGTCCCTGACCAGCAACCACGTGCGCTACGCGCTCACCGAGATCGCCGACGAGTGCCGCCACTCGATGATGTTCGCCCGCATGATCAAGCAGAGCGGCAGCCCCGAGTACCCGGTCTCCCGCCTCAACCACAACCTCGCGCGGATCCTGAAGACCGTCTCCACCACCCCCGGCTCCTTCGCCTGCACCCTCCTCGGCGAGGAGATCCTCGACTGGATGCAGCGCCTGACCTTCCCGGACGAGCGCGTCCAGCCGCTGGTCCGCGGGGTCACCCGGATCCACGTCATCGAGGAGGCCCGACACGTCCGGTACGCCCGCGAGGAGCTGCGCCGCCAGATGCTGACCGCCCCGCGCTGGGAACAGGAGCTCACCCGGATCAGCTGCGGCGAGGCCGCCCGCGTGTTCTCCCTCGCCTTCGTGAACCCGGCCGTCTACGACAACGTAGGCCTGGACCGCCGCGAGGCCGTCGCCCAGGTCAGGGCGAGCGGCCACCGCCGCGAGGTCATGCAGACCGGCGCGAAGCGGCTCACCGACTTCCTCGACGACATCGGCGTCCTGCGCGGGGTCGGCCGCAAGTTGTGGAAGAGCTCCGGACTCCTGGCCTAG